In the Clavelina lepadiformis chromosome 8, kaClaLepa1.1, whole genome shotgun sequence genome, one interval contains:
- the LOC143468906 gene encoding cornifelin homolog A-like — MEAKRDEIGYTPLVEEGIAMEQTGIGYPPNNTNVVVVQPAASPYVSQTTTVVTQQPVIKRPWSSQLCDCFNDMDSCCMTLCFGHYYLACVAQRMGEHCCVGCGLPGLWPMRTAMRERHNIEGNMCNDFCVSLWCGPCAICQLSREMNTLGYPKYC; from the exons atggaGGCTAAAAGAGATGAAATTGGGTACACTCCACTTGTGGAAGAAGGAATTGCGATGGAACAA ACTGGCATTGGTTACCCTCCTAACAATACAAATGTTGTGGTTGTGCAACCAGCCGCTAGTCCGTACGTGTCACAAACGACAACTGTGGTCACCCAGCAACCAGTGATTAAGAGGCCGTGGAGCTCACAGTTGTGCGATTGCTTCAACGACATGGACAGCT GTTGCATGACGTTGTGCTTTGGTCATTATTACCTCGCCTGTGTCGCTCAGCGTATGGGAGAACACTGCTGCGTCGGTTGTGGCTTGCCTGGTCTGTGGCCGATGAGGACGGCTATGAGGGAACGTCATAATATAGAG gGCAACATGTGCAATGACTTTTGCGTCTCACTCTGGTGTGGTCCCTGTGCTATTTGTCAGCTCTCACGAGAGATGAACACGCTCGGTTATCCAAAGTACTGCTGA